The proteins below are encoded in one region of Apium graveolens cultivar Ventura chromosome 4, ASM990537v1, whole genome shotgun sequence:
- the LOC141720462 gene encoding villin-3-like isoform X2 — MSSTTKGLEPAFQGSGQKPGTEIWRIENFLPVALPKSDYGRFYSGDSYIVLQTSPGRGGAYLYDIHFWLGKDTSQDEAGTAAIKTVELDAILGGHAVQHRELQGHESDKFLSYFKPCILPLEGGVASGFKKPEEEEFETRLYVCKGKRAVRLKQVPFSRSSLNHDDVFILDTQDKIFQFNGANSNIQERAKALEVIQFLKEKYHEGKCDVAIVDDGNLKAESDSGEFWVILGGFAPIGKRVPSEDDVIPERTTPKLYSIVGGQVNVVAGELSKSFLENKKCFLLDCGAEVFVWIGRLTKVEDRKAAIKSAEDYIASQNRPKSTYVARLIQGHETNVFKAKFDSWASSSAPSAPEEGRGKVAAFLKKQGVAVKGASKSAPVKSAPVNEVPPLLEGGGKTEVWHINGSAKNPVLEEDIGKFYSGDCYIVLYIYHNHHHDKREDYYLCYWIGKDSVEEDQKNAAQLIGTMSKSLKGRPVQGRIYQGKEPPQFISIFQHIVGGISPGYKSYIAEKGLNDETYSVDCVALLQILGTAVHQNKIVQVDAVATSLNTNHCFILQSGSTMSVWKGSHSTVEQQQLAIKVANFLKHGADVKHAKEGTENSSFWSALGGRLSYNNEKVSLENSRDPHLFTFSVNEGKIEVQEVYNFSQDDLLTEDVMILDSHAEVFVWVGQHADSTEKQNSLQNGQKYIDMAVSLDELSPHVPLYKVTEGNEPCFFTTLFSWDPSKANTHGNSFQKKAMLLFGTSHVAEDKSNETNEGGQTQRASAMAALNSAFSSSSGTSHATEDKSKVTNGGGHTQRAAALAALNSAFSSSLGPKRGASLKPVLVSSGSQRAAAVAALSSVLSGEKKDSPPLSSFRSGRSTPTEPVFSEKSENLPEVEDSVGTSKVEETEVVQPAAESNEETEPKAEAEQDEDGTGSESESTFSYDQLKSKSDNPVTGIDFKRREAYLSDEEFQTIFGMSKEAFSKFPRWKQDILKKKHDLF, encoded by the exons ATGTCTAGCACAACAAAAGGTTTGGAACCTGCATTTCAGGGTTCAGGGCAGAAACC AGGAACTGAGATTTGGAGAATTGAGAATTTTCTGCCAGTAGCATTGCCCAAATCTGATTACGGACGATTTTATTCAGGGGATTCATATATCGTCTTGCAG ACAAGTCCGGGTAGGGGAGGTGCTTATTTGTATGACATACACTTCTGGCTTGGAAAAGATACAAGCCAG GATGAAGCTGGAACAGCAGCTATAAAGACTGTAGAGCTTGATGCAATTCTTGGTGGGCATGCAGTGCAACACAGAGAACTCCAAGGTCATGAGTCAGATAAATTTTTATCATACTTCAAACCATGTATTCTACCACTAGAAGGTGGTGTTGCATCAGGATTTAAGAAACCTGAAGAGGAAGAGTTTGAAACAAGATTATACGTCTGTAAAGGAAAACGAGCTGTTAGATTGAAGCAG GTCCCCTTTTCTCGGTCTTCATTAAATCATGATGATGTCTTCATACTGGACACACAAGATAAAATTTTTCAATTTAATGGCGCAAACTCTAATATTCAGGAAAGAGCCAAAGCATTAGAAGTGATTCAGTTTTTAAAAGAAAAGTATCACGAGGGGAAGTGTGATGTCGCAATTGTTG ATGATGGAAATCTAAAAGCTGAGTCAGATTCTGGTGAATTCTGGGTCATACTTGGCGGCTTCGCTCCAATTGGTAAACGAGTTCCTAGTgaagatgatgttattcctgagAGGACAACTCCCAAGCTGTATAG CATTGTTGGTGGTCAAGTCAATGTTGTAGCTGGTGAACTGTCCAAATCTTTTTTAGAAAATAAGAAATGCTTTCTATTAGATTGTGGTGCCGAAGTATTTGTGTGGATTGGTCGGCTAACAAAAGTAGAAGATAGAAAAGCTGCTATTAAATCTGCTGAG GACTATATCGCTAGTCAAAATAGACCAAAGTCAACATATGTAGCGCGTCTCATTCAAGGACACGAGACAAATGTATTCAAGGCCAAATTTGATTCGTGGGCTTCAAGCTCAGCACCCTCTGCTCCTGAGGAAGGTAGAGGAAAAGTAGCAG CTTTTCTTAAGAAACAAGGCGTTGCTGTAAAAGGGGCGTCAAAGAGTGCTCCAGTTAAGAGTGCTCCTGTTAATGAAGTCCCACCTTTGCTTGAAGGAGGTGGAAAAACCGAG GTGTGGCACATTAATGGAAGTGCTAAAAATCCGGTGCTAGAAGAAGACATTGGCAAATTTTATAGTGGAGATTGCTACATAGTTCTTTACATTTATCATAATCACCATCACGACAAAAGAGAAGATTATTACTTATGCTACTGGATTGGGAAGGATAGTGTCGAG GAAGACCAAAAGAATGCAGCTCAATTAATTGGCACAATGTCCAAATCATTGAAGGGACGGCCTGTGCAG GGTCGTATATATCAAGGGAAAGAACCGCCGCAGTTCATTTCCATCTTTCAACATATAGTG GGAGGAATAAGTCCTGGCTACAAAAGTTATATTGCAGAGAAAGGTCTGAATGATGAAACTTACAGTGTTGATTGTGTTGCACTGCTTCAAATATTGGGAACCGCTGTGCATCAGAATAAAATTGTGCAAGTTGACGCA GTGGCCACCTCCCTGAACACTAATCATTGTTTTATTCTGCAATCTGGATCTACTATGTCCGTTTGGAAAGGAAGTCATAGTACCGTAGAGCAGCAACAGCTAGCCATCAAAGTTGCAAACTTTTTGAAG CATGGTGCAGATGTGAAACACGCTAAAGAAGGAACTGAAAACTCATCTTTTTGGTCTGCTCTCGGAGGAAGACTAAGTTACAACAATGAAAAAGTGTCTTTGGAAAACAGCCGGGATCCCCACTTATTCACATTCTCAGTTAATGAAG GAAAAATTGAG GTCCAGGAAGTCTACAATTTTTCTCAAGATGACTTGTTGACGGAGGATGTTATGATACTCGATTCACATGCTGAGGTGTTTGTCTGGGTTGGTCAGCATGCGGATTCAACAGAAAAACAGAACTCGCTTCAAAACGGTCAG AAATACATTGATATGGCTGTATCTCTGGATGAGTTGTCCCCACATGTGCCATTGTACAAAGTCACTGAAGGAAATGAACCATGCTTCTTCACAACGCTCTTTTCATGGGATCCTTCTAAAGCTAAT ACTCATGGAAATTCATTCCAAAAGAAAGCTATGCTACTCTTTGGGACTAGTCATGTTGCAGAG GATAAATCAAATGAGACAAATGAAGGAGGACAAACTCAAAGAGCTTCCGCAATGGCCGCTTTGAATTCTGCATTTAGTTCATCTTCTGGGACAAGTCATGCTACCGAG GATAAATCAAAGGTTACGAATGGAGGAGGACATACTCAAAGAGCTGCAGCTTTGGCTGCTTTGAACTCTGCATTTAGTTCATCACTTGGGCCTAAACGCGGTGCTTCTCTAAAGCCAGTATTAGTTAGTTCAGGATCACAAAGAGCAGCTGCAGTAGCTGCCTTGTCTTCTGTTCTTTCTGGTGAGAAGAAGGATTCGCCTCCACTTTCTTCATTCCGATCCGGTAGAAGTACGCCCACAGAACCAGTGTTCTCCG AAAAGAGTGAGAACTTACCTGAGGTTGAAGATTCTGTGGGAACTTCTAAAGTTGAGGAGACTGAGGTTGTTCAGCCTGCAGCAGAGAGTAATGAGGAGACGGAACCGAAAGCAGAAGCAGAGCAGGATGAGGATGGTACTGGAAGTGAAAGTGAAAGTACATTTAGTTATGACCAGCTGAAATCAAAATCTGATAACCCAGTCACTGGAATCGATTTCAAACGAAGAGAG GCTTATCTCTCTGATGAGGAATTTCAAACTATATTTGGGATGTCGAAAGAAGCATTCTCAAAGTTCCCAAGGTGGAAGCAAGACATTTTAAAGAAAAAACATGATCTCTTCTAG
- the LOC141720462 gene encoding villin-3-like isoform X1, whose protein sequence is MSSTTKGLEPAFQGSGQKPGTEIWRIENFLPVALPKSDYGRFYSGDSYIVLQTSPGRGGAYLYDIHFWLGKDTSQDEAGTAAIKTVELDAILGGHAVQHRELQGHESDKFLSYFKPCILPLEGGVASGFKKPEEEEFETRLYVCKGKRAVRLKQVPFSRSSLNHDDVFILDTQDKIFQFNGANSNIQERAKALEVIQFLKEKYHEGKCDVAIVDDGNLKAESDSGEFWVILGGFAPIGKRVPSEDDVIPERTTPKLYSIVGGQVNVVAGELSKSFLENKKCFLLDCGAEVFVWIGRLTKVEDRKAAIKSAEDYIASQNRPKSTYVARLIQGHETNVFKAKFDSWASSSAPSAPEEGRGKVAAFLKKQGVAVKGASKSAPVKSAPVNEVPPLLEGGGKTEVWHINGSAKNPVLEEDIGKFYSGDCYIVLYIYHNHHHDKREDYYLCYWIGKDSVEEDQKNAAQLIGTMSKSLKGRPVQGRIYQGKEPPQFISIFQHIVVLKGGISPGYKSYIAEKGLNDETYSVDCVALLQILGTAVHQNKIVQVDAVATSLNTNHCFILQSGSTMSVWKGSHSTVEQQQLAIKVANFLKHGADVKHAKEGTENSSFWSALGGRLSYNNEKVSLENSRDPHLFTFSVNEGKIEVQEVYNFSQDDLLTEDVMILDSHAEVFVWVGQHADSTEKQNSLQNGQKYIDMAVSLDELSPHVPLYKVTEGNEPCFFTTLFSWDPSKANTHGNSFQKKAMLLFGTSHVAEDKSNETNEGGQTQRASAMAALNSAFSSSSGTSHATEDKSKVTNGGGHTQRAAALAALNSAFSSSLGPKRGASLKPVLVSSGSQRAAAVAALSSVLSGEKKDSPPLSSFRSGRSTPTEPVFSEKSENLPEVEDSVGTSKVEETEVVQPAAESNEETEPKAEAEQDEDGTGSESESTFSYDQLKSKSDNPVTGIDFKRREAYLSDEEFQTIFGMSKEAFSKFPRWKQDILKKKHDLF, encoded by the exons ATGTCTAGCACAACAAAAGGTTTGGAACCTGCATTTCAGGGTTCAGGGCAGAAACC AGGAACTGAGATTTGGAGAATTGAGAATTTTCTGCCAGTAGCATTGCCCAAATCTGATTACGGACGATTTTATTCAGGGGATTCATATATCGTCTTGCAG ACAAGTCCGGGTAGGGGAGGTGCTTATTTGTATGACATACACTTCTGGCTTGGAAAAGATACAAGCCAG GATGAAGCTGGAACAGCAGCTATAAAGACTGTAGAGCTTGATGCAATTCTTGGTGGGCATGCAGTGCAACACAGAGAACTCCAAGGTCATGAGTCAGATAAATTTTTATCATACTTCAAACCATGTATTCTACCACTAGAAGGTGGTGTTGCATCAGGATTTAAGAAACCTGAAGAGGAAGAGTTTGAAACAAGATTATACGTCTGTAAAGGAAAACGAGCTGTTAGATTGAAGCAG GTCCCCTTTTCTCGGTCTTCATTAAATCATGATGATGTCTTCATACTGGACACACAAGATAAAATTTTTCAATTTAATGGCGCAAACTCTAATATTCAGGAAAGAGCCAAAGCATTAGAAGTGATTCAGTTTTTAAAAGAAAAGTATCACGAGGGGAAGTGTGATGTCGCAATTGTTG ATGATGGAAATCTAAAAGCTGAGTCAGATTCTGGTGAATTCTGGGTCATACTTGGCGGCTTCGCTCCAATTGGTAAACGAGTTCCTAGTgaagatgatgttattcctgagAGGACAACTCCCAAGCTGTATAG CATTGTTGGTGGTCAAGTCAATGTTGTAGCTGGTGAACTGTCCAAATCTTTTTTAGAAAATAAGAAATGCTTTCTATTAGATTGTGGTGCCGAAGTATTTGTGTGGATTGGTCGGCTAACAAAAGTAGAAGATAGAAAAGCTGCTATTAAATCTGCTGAG GACTATATCGCTAGTCAAAATAGACCAAAGTCAACATATGTAGCGCGTCTCATTCAAGGACACGAGACAAATGTATTCAAGGCCAAATTTGATTCGTGGGCTTCAAGCTCAGCACCCTCTGCTCCTGAGGAAGGTAGAGGAAAAGTAGCAG CTTTTCTTAAGAAACAAGGCGTTGCTGTAAAAGGGGCGTCAAAGAGTGCTCCAGTTAAGAGTGCTCCTGTTAATGAAGTCCCACCTTTGCTTGAAGGAGGTGGAAAAACCGAG GTGTGGCACATTAATGGAAGTGCTAAAAATCCGGTGCTAGAAGAAGACATTGGCAAATTTTATAGTGGAGATTGCTACATAGTTCTTTACATTTATCATAATCACCATCACGACAAAAGAGAAGATTATTACTTATGCTACTGGATTGGGAAGGATAGTGTCGAG GAAGACCAAAAGAATGCAGCTCAATTAATTGGCACAATGTCCAAATCATTGAAGGGACGGCCTGTGCAG GGTCGTATATATCAAGGGAAAGAACCGCCGCAGTTCATTTCCATCTTTCAACATATAGTGGTACTTAAG GGAGGAATAAGTCCTGGCTACAAAAGTTATATTGCAGAGAAAGGTCTGAATGATGAAACTTACAGTGTTGATTGTGTTGCACTGCTTCAAATATTGGGAACCGCTGTGCATCAGAATAAAATTGTGCAAGTTGACGCA GTGGCCACCTCCCTGAACACTAATCATTGTTTTATTCTGCAATCTGGATCTACTATGTCCGTTTGGAAAGGAAGTCATAGTACCGTAGAGCAGCAACAGCTAGCCATCAAAGTTGCAAACTTTTTGAAG CATGGTGCAGATGTGAAACACGCTAAAGAAGGAACTGAAAACTCATCTTTTTGGTCTGCTCTCGGAGGAAGACTAAGTTACAACAATGAAAAAGTGTCTTTGGAAAACAGCCGGGATCCCCACTTATTCACATTCTCAGTTAATGAAG GAAAAATTGAG GTCCAGGAAGTCTACAATTTTTCTCAAGATGACTTGTTGACGGAGGATGTTATGATACTCGATTCACATGCTGAGGTGTTTGTCTGGGTTGGTCAGCATGCGGATTCAACAGAAAAACAGAACTCGCTTCAAAACGGTCAG AAATACATTGATATGGCTGTATCTCTGGATGAGTTGTCCCCACATGTGCCATTGTACAAAGTCACTGAAGGAAATGAACCATGCTTCTTCACAACGCTCTTTTCATGGGATCCTTCTAAAGCTAAT ACTCATGGAAATTCATTCCAAAAGAAAGCTATGCTACTCTTTGGGACTAGTCATGTTGCAGAG GATAAATCAAATGAGACAAATGAAGGAGGACAAACTCAAAGAGCTTCCGCAATGGCCGCTTTGAATTCTGCATTTAGTTCATCTTCTGGGACAAGTCATGCTACCGAG GATAAATCAAAGGTTACGAATGGAGGAGGACATACTCAAAGAGCTGCAGCTTTGGCTGCTTTGAACTCTGCATTTAGTTCATCACTTGGGCCTAAACGCGGTGCTTCTCTAAAGCCAGTATTAGTTAGTTCAGGATCACAAAGAGCAGCTGCAGTAGCTGCCTTGTCTTCTGTTCTTTCTGGTGAGAAGAAGGATTCGCCTCCACTTTCTTCATTCCGATCCGGTAGAAGTACGCCCACAGAACCAGTGTTCTCCG AAAAGAGTGAGAACTTACCTGAGGTTGAAGATTCTGTGGGAACTTCTAAAGTTGAGGAGACTGAGGTTGTTCAGCCTGCAGCAGAGAGTAATGAGGAGACGGAACCGAAAGCAGAAGCAGAGCAGGATGAGGATGGTACTGGAAGTGAAAGTGAAAGTACATTTAGTTATGACCAGCTGAAATCAAAATCTGATAACCCAGTCACTGGAATCGATTTCAAACGAAGAGAG GCTTATCTCTCTGATGAGGAATTTCAAACTATATTTGGGATGTCGAAAGAAGCATTCTCAAAGTTCCCAAGGTGGAAGCAAGACATTTTAAAGAAAAAACATGATCTCTTCTAG
- the LOC141716969 gene encoding uncharacterized protein LOC141716969: MESISSIMIQVGEVIQKIKEKNDQINFINEEISQLTTTLEGKLRILNNLQKTPETFVSRLANTPTIKTITIPDNTINAITLKDRVTFTKEYTESFEKIQKYYDYKTNTTILRNGKFGKYPRYICRENADSTVVKNLLLLGFIDKIMVDETLSSIAQLPSTITQSLQSYMNSYGPGGIYGIQVFDACTDLTGKPILLCQIFKYGRNTTIEGENTSLKTDMACTIEQFGDWLCNKRAIGIATLKSKLEDMIRGGKACVIGTSKGGLAEEILTIYYNNDIISRDTTALNEMHARLSDLKHNHAQKTKEIYQNLLSGQRRRPVATLKNIATKEEGCSDPFA, from the coding sequence ATGGAAAGTATTAGCAGTATTATGATACAGGTGGGAGAAGTAattcagaagataaaggaaaagaaTGACCAGATAAACTTTATTAACGAAGAAATCAGCCAACTTACTACTACTTTAGAAGGAAAACTCAGAATATTAAACAACCTTCAAAAAACCCCAGAAACCTTTGTATCAAGATTAGCCAATACTCCTACTATCAAAACAATAACCATACCAGATAATACTATCAACGCCATTACCCTAAAAGATCGTGTAACCTTTACCAAAGAATATACCGAGTCCTTTGAAAAGATACAAAAGTACTATGATTATAAAACCAATACTACAATCCTGAGAAATGGGAAATTTGGAAAATACCCAAGGTATATCTGTAGGGAAAACGCAGATTCAACTGTAGTAAAAAACCTATTACTCTTAGGATTTATTGACAAAATAatggtagatgaaaccttatcaaGTATAGCACAACTACCATCAACTATAACACAAAGCCTTCAATCTTACATGAATTCATACGGACCAGGAGGAATTTATGGTATACAGGTTTTTGATGCCTGTACTGACTTAACAGGAAAACCCATATTACTCTGTCAAATATTTAAGTATGGCAGGAATACTACTATAGAAGGTGAAAATACTAGCCTAAAGACGGACATGGCATGTACAATAGAGCAATTTGGCGACTGGTTGTGTAACAAGAGAGCAATCGGCATAGCAACATTGAAGTCTAAACTTGAAGATATGATACGAGGAGGAAAGGCATGTGTCATTGGCACAAGTAAAGGTGGATTAGCAGAAGAAATACTAACtatttattataataatgatataattagCAGGGATACTACAGCTTTGAACGAAATGCATGCAAGATTATCAGATTTAAAGCACAATCATGCTCAGAAGACAAAGGaaatttatcagaatttattatcagGCCAAAGACGGAGACCAGTGGCAACTCTAAAGAATATAGCAACAAAAGAAGAAGGATGTTCTGATCCCTTTGCATAG